A genomic segment from Vicia villosa cultivar HV-30 ecotype Madison, WI unplaced genomic scaffold, Vvil1.0 ctg.000816F_1_1, whole genome shotgun sequence encodes:
- the LOC131631358 gene encoding probable sphingolipid transporter spinster homolog 2, translating to MAQKPEPEAKPATSSPSSAIPVSPVVQDMANKSTMIPATSWFTPKRLLAIFCVINMLNYLDRGAIASNGVNGHQKTCTNGICKSGSGIQGDFNLNNFEDGVLSSAFMVGLLIASPIFASLSKSVNPFRLIGVGLTVWTIATLCCGLSFDFWSITFCRMLVGVGEASFISLAAPFIDDNAPVAQKTAWLSIFYMCIPGGYALGYVYGGLVGSHFGWRYAFWVEAILMLPFAILGFVMKPLQLKGFVPSDSKKVSALETVPLGVQDADVSNGNNESNEPSKPKCRCKVLNQVSIFLKDMKALLSEKVYVVNVLGYIAYNFVIGAYSYWGPKAGYSIYNMTNADMIFGGITIVCGILGTLAGGFALDYMNNTLSNAFKLLSFTTLVGGAFCFGAFVFKSMYGFLAFFAIGELLVFATQGPVNYVCLHSVKPSLRPLSMAMSTVAIHIFGDVPSSPLVGVVQDSINNWRTTALILTTIFFPAAAIWFIGIFLHSVDKFDEDSEHQVSRVEETSTTTAPLLEEKTRETSPLTQSQEC from the exons ATGGCACAAAAACCTGAACCTGAAGCGAAGCCTGcaacttcttctccttcttccgcTATTCCCGTATCTCCTGTGGTCCAAGACATGGCTAACAAGTCCACCATGATTCCTGCAACTTCTTGGTTTACGCCCAAAAG GTTACTGGCTATATTTTGTGTGATTAACATGTTGAATTATTTGGACCGGGGAGCAATAGCTAGCAATGGTGTTAATGGACATCAGAAAACTTGCACAAATGGTATCTGCAAGTCTGGTTCAGGAATACA GGGTGATTTTAACTTGAACAATTTTGAGGATGGTGTTCTATCATCTGCTTTTATGGTTGGACTTCTTATCGCTTCTCCAATATTTGCATCTCTTTCAAAGAG TGTAAACCCTTTTAGGCTTATTGGAGTTGGATTGACAGTTTGGACTATTGCGACTCTATGTTGTGGCCTTTCTTTTGATTTCTGGTCCATTACATTCTGCCGCAT GCTCGTTGGTGTTGGTGAGGCTTCGTTTATAAGTCTTGCAGCACCTTTCATTGATGATAATGCCCCAGTTGCACAG AAAACAGCGTGGCTTTCTATATTTTACATGTGTATACCTGGGGGATATGCACTTGGCTATGTCTATGGTGGTTTG GTTGGAAGTCATTTTGGTTGGCGTTATGCATTTTGGGTGGAGGCTATATTGATGCTTCCATTTGCTATTTTGGGATTTGTTATGAAGCCATTGCAGTTGAAAG GTTTTGTCCCTTCTGATTCAAAGAAAGTGTCGGCATTGGAGACCGTTCCTTTGGGAGTTCAAG ATGCAGATGTTTCAAATGGAAACAACGAATCAAATGAACCTTCCAA GCCAAAATGCAGATGCAAAGTATTAAATCAGGTCTCAATATTTCTGAAAGATATGAAAGCACTTTTGTCTGAAAAGGTTTACGTCGTCAACGTTCTAG GTTACATAGCATATAACTTTGTCATAGGGGCTTACTCATATTGGGGCCCTAAAGCTGGTTATAGTATCTATAACATG ACTAATGCAGATATGATATTTGGAGGGATTACAATTGTTTGTGGAATATTGGGCACTTTAGCAGGAGGCTTTGCTCTTGATTACATGAATAACACCCTATCAAATGCATTTAAG CTTCTCTCATTTACAACACTCGTTGGCGGTGCATTTTGTTTTGGTGCCTTCGTATTTAAAAGCATGTATGGCTTCCTAGCTTTTTTTGCTATCGGCGAACTACTTGTTTTTGCCACTCAG GGTCCAGTGAATTATGTATGTCTCCACTCTGTCAAACCAAGTCTGAGGCCACTATCAATGGCTATGTCTACAGTTGCTATTCATATCTTTGGAGATGTACCTTCCTCACCTCTCGTCGGAGTTGTCCAG GATAGTATTAATAACTGGAGAACTACCGCGTTGATTCTAACAACAATATTTTTCCCAGCAGCTGCTATATGGTTCATAG GAATATTCTTGCATAGTGTGGATAAATTTGATGAAGATAGTGAGCATCAAGTATCAAGAGTAGAAGAGACGAGTACAACCACTGCGCCGTTGCTCGAAGAGAAGACCAGAGAAACATCGCCACTTACTCAATCCCAAGAATGTTAA
- the LOC131631357 gene encoding L-galactose dehydrogenase yields the protein MMNTYPTDPKKEHKMELRELGRTGLKLSSVGFGASPLGNVFGSVSEQQANASVRLAFQSGINFFDTSPYYGSTLSEKVLGKALKALNVPRSEYIVATKCGRYEDGFDFSAERVTRSIEESLERLQLDYVDILQCHDIEFGSLDQIVNETIPALQKLKEAGKTRFIGITGLPLGVFTYVLDRVPPGTLDVILSYCHHSINDSTLEDIVPYLKSKGVGIISASPLAMGLLTEAGPPEWHPASPELKSACKAAATYCKEKGKNISKLALQYSLLNKEITSVLVGMRSVEQVEENVAAAREVAASGIDEEALSEVGAILKPVKNQTWPSGIQES from the exons ATGATGAACACTTATCCCACAGACCCAAAAAAAGAGCACAAAATGGAGTTAAGGGAGCTTGGGAGAACAGGACTGAAACTAAGCTCAGTAGGCTTCGGAGCCTCCCCTCTCGGCAACGTCTTCGGTTCCGTTTCCGAACAACAAGCCAACGCCTCCGTTCGTCTCGCCTTCCAATCCGGCATCAACTTCTTCGACACTTCTCC ATACTATGGATCAACACTGTCGGAAAAAGTGCTCGGTAAAGCTTTAAAAGCCCTAAATGTTCCGAGAAGTGAATACATTGTAGCGACCAAGTGTGGACGCTACGAAGATGGGTTTGATTTTAGTGCAGAGAGAGTGACCAGAAGTATAGAAGAGAGCTTGGAAAGATTGCAGCTTGATTATGTCGATATTCTTCAATGCCACGACATCGAATTTGGATCGTTAGATCAG ATTGTTAATGAGACAATTCCTGCACTACAGAAACTGAAGGAAGCGGGGAAGACTCGTTTCATTGGGATTACGGGACTTCCGTTGGGGGTATTTACTTATGTTCTCGATAGGGTTCCGCCTGGAACATTGGATGTTATACTTTCCTATTGCCATCATTCTATTAATGATTCGACCTTGGAGGATATAGTGCCTTATCTCAAGTCCAAAGGTGTAGGTATCATCAGTGCTTCCCCATTGGCGATGGGTCTTCTCACTGAGGCTGGCCCTCCCGAATGGCATCCTGCTTCACCGGAACTTAAG TCTGCTTGTAAAGCTGCTGCTACCTattgcaaagaaaaaggaaaaaacattTCAAAGTTAGCACTGCAGTACAGCTTGCTAAATAAAGAAATCACATCAGTGCTTGTTGGCATGAGATCTGTTGAACAG gTGGAGGAAAATGTTGCTGCCGCAAGAGAAGTAGCCGCTTCTGGAATTGATGAAGAGGCTCTGTCAGAAGTTGGAGCCATTCTAAAGCCTGTCAAAAATCAGACATGGCCTAGTGGAATCCAGGAGAGTTGA
- the LOC131631356 gene encoding probable protein S-acyltransferase 23: protein MASSEIEVVSTESKPQDHQLPQILDVFTASSHGDFQKLRTFVEQDGASVSVPDVTGYYALQWASLNNFHEIVHYLIQHGGDVNAKDNMQQTALHWAAVRGSIAAADVLLENGARVEAADINGYRAVHVAAQYGQTAFLNHIVAKYHADFDVPDNDGRSPLHWAAYKGYADTIRLLLFRDASQGRQDKDGCTPLHWAALRGHSEACAVLVHAGTKEELMVKDNAGFTPVQLAYDKGHRHVAPFLSNQQRAHSSHWSGKLYCGMVTDIGYAPILLCIIVSLSILFINSVVAAPNLRKITAVVGFWSWIALSSSVGSLIMFYRCSRRDPGYIKRPGDGGTLSDSEDPLLNIELNSSSVWMGNWSQLCPTCKIIRPVRSKHCPTCKRCVEQFDHHCPWISNCVGKRNKRDFFILICLGTITSSVSAAVAVHRIWTSIPALPAAGETWIHQLLVRNPGLVAFLVMDAVVVVAATTLTVTQASMIARNVTTNELANSIRYDYLRGPDGRFRNPYNHGWWKNCVDFLFLGHTDDDDIAWPPLQQVAT from the exons ATGGCTTCATCGGAGATCGAAGTCGTTTCCACGGAGTCCAAGCCCCAGGACCACCAGCTACCTCAAATACTCGACGTCTTCACTGCCTCTTCTCATGGTGATTTTCAGAAATTGAGAACGTTCGTTGAACAAGACGGTGCGTCAGTTTCTGTTCCTGATGTTACTGGATATTATGCTCTTCAATGGGCTTCTCTCAATAACTTCCATGAAATTGTTCACTATCTCATTCAG CATGGTGGTGATGTCAATGCTAAAGACAACATGCAACAAACAGCTTTACATTGGGCGGCGGTTCGTGGATCAATTGCAGCTGCTGATGTGCTCTTGGAGAATGGTGCTCGGGTTGAAGCTGCTGATATAAATGGATACCGG GCAGTTCATGTTGCTGCCCAGTATGGACAAACAGCTTTCTTAAATCACATTGTTGCAAAATACCATGCTGATTTTGATGTACCCGATAATGATGGAAGGAGCCCTCTACATTG GGCCGCATATAAGGGATATGCAGATACAATAAGATTGCTTCTATTTAGAGATGCGAGTCAAGGAAGACAAGATAAAGATG GTTGTACCCCGTTGCATTGGGCAGCATTAAGAGGACATTCAGAGGCGTGTGCTGTGCTTGTACATGCTGGAACAAAGGAAGAATTGATGGTGAAGGACAATGCAGGATTCACTCCCGTACAGCTTGCATATGATAAAGGTCATCGACATGTCGCCCCTTTCCTT TCTAATCAACAACGGGCTCATAGCAGCCACTGGAGCGGGAAACTTTATTGTGGGATGGTGACAGATATTGGTTATGCTCCTATTTTATTGTGTATTATAGTCTCTCTCTCGATCCTCTTCATCAATTCAGTTGTTGCAG CTCCTAACCTTAGAAAGATTACAGCTGTTGTTGGATTTTGGTCATGGATAGCTCTCTCTTCATCTGTTGGTTCCTTGATTATGTTTTATAGGTGTAGTAG ACGAGATCCAGGTTACATAAAACGGCCGGGAGACGGGGGTACTTTAAGCGATTCAGAG GATCCTTTGTTGAATATTGAGCTGAACAGTTCCTCTGTTTGGATGGGAAACTGGTCTCAACTTTGCCCTACCTGCAAG ATAATAAGACCTGTCCGATCTAAGCATTGCCCTACTTGTAAACGTTGCGTGGAACAGTTCGACCACCATTGTCCATGGATATCTAATTGTGTTGGGAAG AGGAACAAAAGGGATTTCTTTATTTTAATCTGCTTGGGAACTATAACGTCTTCTGTCAGTGCCGCCGTTGCAGTTCATA GAATTTGGACATCAATACCAGCATTACCAGCAGCAGGAGAAACATGGATTCATCAATTGTTAGTAAGAAATCCAGGTCTTGttgcatttttggtgatggacgCCGTTGTCGTCGTTGCAGCTACAACTTTAACAGTAACACAGGCATCCATG ATAGCACGGAATGTGACCACAAACGAACTAGCAAATTCCATACGTTATGATTATCTGCGTGGTCCAGATGGGCGGTTCAGGAATCCATATAATCATGGTTGGTGGAAGAACTGtgttgattttctttttctgggCCATacagatgatgatgatattgcCTGGCCTCCATTACAGCAGGTGGCTACATAA